The window AAGGTAAAGCATAAACATGTGAAATACAGTTAGCCTTTGTAATAAATTTTTATTAGCAGATCCAACATATGTCTCCTACTTAGATGATAGAGCTAGCCAATCTCACCGAGAGATCGTCGCCACCCTGCTTGAAGCTCCTATTTGCTGAAGATGTGACACCAGAGTCGTCTGAGCTTCCACTGGGCAATGTGTAGACAACCTTGAGCTTCATTTCCTCAATCACCTTATCAGCCTCCTTGTTGAACTGAGGGATACATATAAAGGTGAGATATAGTTGGTGGAATGCCAATAATTTCATTCTAAGGACAATGCGCCGCTAGATCATAGAAACCAGTGATTATGAGTTTTATTAGTGCTCACTGTGTCAGGGGGGATTTCGTCCATGTCGGTGCTGGCAGCCACCCTGGTGCTCTGAATCAAGAATTTATCCTTGGATTGCATATCTGGAGGGTACTCTTTCTGCGACTGTAGGGTAACTATAACCCAAAACAAGAAGGCAGATGCGCACACatcagaaccaaataaagaatcctGGAGCATGTATGTATCTATGCATGCATGCTTACTTGTTATCGTGCAAGAATCCCACGGCTGGACGACGCTGGCGTTCGGCCGGACGAAGTACTTCCTCGGAGACGTCGTCTTGACCTGAATGCAAATGAACATATTCTGATCAAACCTGAACCTCGATCTTCTTCAAGAGCTTCACCGAGACGCACAGCGGAAAACCAGAGTCCGTCCTGCGCCGTGGAATGGAAATGGCACGAACCTTGAAGGCGACATGGTGCTCGCTGTTGTTCACCACCTTGAGATTGCAGTAGCACGGCTTGTCCAGCTCGACTACGCACAAGAATTCAGTTCAACCAACGTAGAGAAAACCACGGAGGGTTTTTTATTTTGCAGAATGCGgagaaaatctcaagaacaacttaCAGAGGAAGGTGAGGTCGTCCGGGTAGACCGAGATCAGCGCTCCTCCCACCATTGCGACACCTGAACCTGATGAGAGAAACGGGGAAGGAACCACGGCACTCGTGAATCGTCTGCATTGGAAGAGACATAGGAGGAGGTGGTTTCTGCTGGTTCAGAGGAGGATCGTCCCAACCTTTCTGTCGAGGACGGCAGGAGCCCGGCCGAGGCGAAAATCAACGACGAGCAGCGATTCGGGGGAGAAATGAGGAAGGAGGGAGGGTGGAGGGGAGGAAGAAAGACAGAAATGAATGGGTTCGCTTTGCCTTTCTTGGCTTCCCGGCGACATTGACGGGGCAGCACTCACTTCTTGGGCCCGTGGCTGGCAGTttgcgttttcctctcccccctttTTTTCCGCGAGTGAACAGCACTATTCCTTTATCTAATCTTTTTTTTTTGGTGGTTGGTGATTTATATGCTACTACTTTATTCCGTGTGTTCTTGTCAAGGCCACTTGGCAGGTGATTTTTTATCATGTTTTGGGAGCACCTTTTTTTACCCAAATGCACTGGCGATGAATTGCTTGCTCTCTCAAACAAATCTATACAGTACATTTTTCCTACATGTTTAATAATAATGTAGTAAATCACCAGAAAAATTCGAGCGTAAGAGAGATAGTGAGATCATGTTGCCATACTTGCCTTTGCCCACCGAGAAAACGTAAAAGGCCGTAGTGATTATACTCCTACATTGCACATTAATTAAGAAGTACAAAAAGGGGATCCGAAGGATATTCTTGTCTGATTATAATAATTTGCCCTTTCGTTCGGTACTCTTCTCGACAAATAATTGCAGTATTTGTTGCTCTTATTGTACTCACGGTAGGCGCCCTACCCAACAAAAATTGCTAGCAGTAGCTGACGAGGTTTTCAATCATTTTCGCCATTACGGATAAGACACGAGAACATCAACAACGTAGGACCCAGTTATTGCTTGCTTTAATAAAACAAGAGCTAATCTTTCTTCTTAGCTTAAGGGCTAGACTTAGGCTCAAACTTGGATGTGGATGCTCCAGTAATAAAATTATAGATAACTCACTTCTTCataaaaaaaagtaaataaaaagtacACCTAGCATGGCCTGAAGCTTCCATGTCATACAGATTTGCAAACTGAGTGAAACTTTTATTGTGTTTCTGGAGTGAGCAAGCAATGTGAGTTTCCAGGGCCAGCAATGCCACGGGCACATAGACACCCAATGTCGTGTAACCCCTGGATGCAAAGTTTCCTAAGCCGGAGAGAAAATTGATACTACGATATGACTCGCCATCAAACCAACCAGTGGTACTGCAGAAAACTTCAACCCTTCTTCATTATATAGGAGTACATAAGAGCCCAGACCTACTATTTCATAACCACTGTTCTTTCATAACAGCAGCGTTACGTACTGTTAACCAACAGTTGGGACTCCGGTGGGTAGCTGGGAAAGGGCGCAATAAACATCATCATATTCATACCGGAGCGCTGGCAGGAATTTTATACACTCACAAGTACACTCCTCCCCCACAAGACGAAATATATGCCAATCGAAAAAAAGATGTAAGATTATGCGGCTCGAGGTTCAGAGATCATTACAGTGGATGCACAGATCTGAATAAGATTGTGGAAACTCGTTTGCCAAGGAGAAATCGACATGCTAGTGTGAGAAGCTGCGTGTCTAATCTCACTTGAAGGTTGAGAAACGGGGAAGCTTGTACTTCAGGTAGTACAACTTTGCCCTCCTCACCTTCTTGTGTCTGATTACTTTGATCTCCTTGATCCTTGGTGAGTATCTGCAATGGAATGTATAGGCTCAGTAAGTATCAATTTTGTTGCAGGGATTCTGAGCAGTAGCAGAGTCTGGACAGTGTTTGGTCTTCAAGCATTTCTATTTCCGGGTGCACGAAAAGCAAAACATGATATTTAGCACAAATAAAGGGCCACTGCCCATATGATTTCAGTTTTTACACATGAGACGATGGGCCAGCTGTTTTCACGTTACCACGAAAAGATGCGTGCAAATAAACACTTTCAACAGCAGCAATATGCAAAGTGAATCATATTGCAAATAGATTCTTCTATTTTATTTGCAGAAATGAGAGCATTTGAAGTTGGATAACCCTATCTGAGTAGTGAGTAGAATAAGTGTAACGGAAAAGGTACTTGCTTAATCCAAAGTTTCACATTCATGATAATGCAACAATGTCAGCAAAAGCCAAACACTGTATCGGCGATTAATCCAAAGCCAAACAGAATTCCGCAATGAGCTGTTTAAGTACGAAAGGACTATATCGGCGATTAATTGAATGATTCAACTCCTACTTGATAGCTGTCCAATCCTTCATAGAAAATTCCAAGTTGCGTCAGTTAACTGGTTTTGTAAATTTGCCTCTTCCGAACAGACGTAAGTAATGCATTTTGAGCAATAATGTTTCACACCTTTCAAACATTCAAAGGGAAATTCCAAATTAACCTACGCACTAGTATCTTAGACCAAACAGATCATGAGTTATTAATCATGACAAAAGCATCTTCGGCGCTCAGTTCATTGTAAAATTGATATAAATAGCAATTCAACCAATTTTAAGGTGGACATTAGAAAAGCTAAAGTACCTGAGAGCAAGTATGTGAAGGCCAACGACCTCAAAAGTTTCATATACACATGTTGATTGACTAAGGTTAGTATGCCGTAGAAAGACATGTGCATAGTCCAAATTTCTTGTAGTTAAAGCGAACAAAAGATACACATAAATGTTTTGCAATATAGATTCAATACAAAACTCACTGTCACTATTTGATACATGTGATGGTATCCACATTAAATTGAAAAACTCGGTAAATTAAGTAAACTCAACTTACATGGGGAATGTAATTTCAACTCCAACACCGGCAATAATCCTCCTGACGCGGATCGTGGTGTGAACACCAGATTTGTGCTTTGCAATGATTATACCCTTAAAGAGAGACAATCTCCTCTTGTTTGGACGTTGCTGCAACAACATTGCTTAGGACATCAATAACCCCCAAATAAGAATATAAAACCACATTCAAGAGTAGCGAACAGTCTCACCATTCTAAGCTCGATAATGTCACCGGGCTTCAAATCCGGAAGCACTTTCACCTTCTCAGCCTCCTCGATGAACTGCTTGTTCAGAATCTATGGTACCAAATAATTCAGGGAATAGTATATCACACGTCAAGCGCTCCAAAAGACCAAAATGGTCTTGAATGTAACAAGTATAAGTATACAGAAACCCAAGGAACCACCAAATTCCATCCACCCATGCTAATGCAATCATGAAACTTATTTAGCAAGCCATATCTTCTCCTATCTGAACCCTAAGCGAGAAAAAACAGTTAtccttttcgttgctaaattcacaATATATGTTAGTACAACCTAATGCGATGGTGCTCAAGAGACTACGCTTCTagcaactcaacagaaaactcaaaaCTATTCATATCGAGATTACAATTTTGTATATTAAGCTAAGAAATGGTACCCCTCCATGGCCTACTGGCTGCTTCGCTACCTGCATTTCTCCACCGCCAACAATTTCGCCAAACTTGACTTGCGGCTTGCATTTCTACAAACCGAAGAGGCAATGTATGGGGAAGTGATGCTTACCCCGATGATCTCACCGAACTTAATCGGCTTGGGCCTCGGCGccggctcctcctcttcctccgccaaTGCGACAGCCCcctccgcctccccctcctcgGAGTCAGCAGAGGCAGCGACAGGCTCGCCCTCAGGAGCAGGCTCGGTCGCGGGCTCCGGCTCTGCGGCGCCGGCGTCTGCGTGGGCGACTAAATGGGTGTTCCGGCGATGGGAGGTGGATAAGGAGAGGCGGCGGAAGGAGGAGGACAgcgcgaggagctgcggcggcggaggcgagcggtGATTTAATAGTGCGTGGGGAAGAAGTGTGCcggtcgcggcggcggcggtggcggcggcggccatcgAAAGGTCAGGCGGGCAAAGATGTCAGTGCCGTCGCATGGGCCGGAGGAAGAAGCGAGAGAGGTGCCGGACGGGGGCGGGGGAGGATTGGGGAAGAACGTTATCCTTTTTGTTGGAGGGGCAGTGCCGCTGCATGTAGGCCCACGTTCTATCCAGAGGTCGTAAACGATCTGAACCATCCATTGTAAAGCTGATGACAATTGGCGTAAAAAAATTTCTCACCATGCCACCCGTCGTGTTTGGGTGCGGGTTAGAGCATCTACATCCAGACTGGCAAATTCGACCTCTCAAACACTCGTGGACGCACCCACCGGCATCAGCAGACAGTGACCGGTCATGCATTAAATATTTGATTCTACGACCGGAcacctcaaatccatattattacatgaAACGTAAAACTCATCTTTAAACGGAGCTCGTTTGGTTCCTCGTGCCCATATTCGGCGGCTAGCTGCGCTCCCTTAGAGTGTTGGTCCGATCACCAACAAGGTAGAGTAGGGCATGGTGTTAGACTGTTAGGGTATATTTCTCTCttatggttttggtgattgataataatgtttttccggactaatcgtgtgcattgaacaTTTTAGATAATCTATCATATGGCACAAGAAGATTCGTGCCCCGCGTAACTATTGTGAAGATGATGTTTTTTCTTCATTtcattttcggtggatttgagtcgcagGAACACCGTACAATTAAGAGGGGTCCTCTTCGAAAAGGTTTgtgtggaatcaacatgtacactaTCTCTTTGCACCCTCGATCTTTCCCGATAACTGAGCTTGTCCTTCCTTGTGCTTGAGCTTTTCAGATCAACCTCAGCAGCAGTACCGCTCTGCTCAGCGGAACAGTGCTACCCTTACTTCCGCTTGTTTTGTGTGTTCTGTAAACTCGCGGTAATTGAGCGGCAGTTcagcgcggtagtaccactccagcgGTACTGCGGCCCTAACTGCCCCCCACTACCGCGGGTTTACTGAGCATACTGAAGCTAAGCGGAACTGCCACTCTGCGACGCGGTAGTATCGCTCCAGCGGAACTACCGCGATCCTCTACCGCACAAAGTATCACTTGTGTTTGTGCCTTCTGGAAATCTATATACCACGAGCGGAAGTAGGGCGGCAGTGGCTAACGGTAGTATCGCCCAGGGCAGCACTACCGCTTTGTCTTCCTCTACTACCGTGGGTTCCAGCTGTTGTTCATTACCAAGCGGAACTACCGctggtgggagcggtagtaccgctccggcggaacTACCGCCTCCCTGGCATGCTCATTTGAACGCAGAGGCTGAATCTTCCGTGCCAGCGGAAGGACCGCTCTcctgagtggtactaccgcttgtgcaCAGGTTGTGAGTGCATAATGGTTGGATTtcatcccccactatataaaggagtCGTCTTCCCCAAattgacttacctcttccacccCTAAGCTTCATTGTTGCTCACAAGctcattttcgcctgatctctctccctagccaatcaaacctgttgattctttagggattgcgtgagaaggcctagatctacactttccaccaagagaaatttgattcccccactgatCCCTTGTgggtcttgttactcttgggtgtttgagcaccctagacggttgaggtcatctCGGAGCCAAATTCCATTGTGGTGaaacttcatggtgttgttgggagcctccaattcggttgtggggagagccccaaccttgtttgtaaagttcTGTTTGTCGCCTTCAAGGACACCGCTAGCATCTCGCATTATgttagggcgtgaggagaatacggtggccctagtagcttcttggggagcattgtgcctccacaccgctccaacggagacgcacttcctctcaaagggaaggaacttcggtaacacatcctcgtctcccccGACTCCACTTATGATTATTTCTcatctttacttgtgcaagctttactTATATTgtttatcttgcttgcttgtggtgTTGTTATtgcttgcatcatataggttgatcacctagttgcatatctagacaacctatttgttgctaagcctaatttgttaagaaaagataaaaaatggtagttgcctattcaccccctctagtcaaccatatcgatcctttcaattggtaatagagcctcgtctctttattaagggtttcaccacccgaagagtatggttggCAACGGGGGTTGGGATGAGGAAGTTCCCAAGGCCGTGGAGTTGACTTCGATTACCCGAGATGACTTAAATTAATCTATGGCTTCACATACGACGTCTATGACGGCCGAGGTCAAGTCCTTGTTTAAAGATCTCCTTGAGGGGTTGAAAACTTCTACCGGTCTGTTGCAAGTGGCTAATCCCACTACATCGGAGTCCGAGGCCAATTCCGGTAAGGAAGGGGCTAAAAgtacttgtcggggatataccccgcggtatgacctggcTGGAAATATGACCTGGCTGGACTTGGCGGCTCACCAGAGACCCGGCTGacacttggcgactcactggtctgacgaactcacgagcctggcgactcaccCAATGGCCCCGATGGCGGGTCATATagaggactaggcccaaggcccagaaggccggctcatgttatggtgggccggcttaagaggaaagcataaggaatattcccttacaaaagaagcaagactaggactccacttgtaatagagtaatcctagtcctactaggactagtcatgtaacccgccccttcaacttatataaggaggggcagggcatcccaagagggagaggcaagaaacaatctctagggctagacccaACTAGAAGAGAGCTGGAGATATgacgtctccctcatgagcataatgagacctagccacaaacagcatgtagggctattaccggatggtgtttcccggggcccgaagctgtctaaatccttgtcatccaccttgcgtctctcgtcccgatcaacccctctcaagctaccacatagatgtgttggcctcacgactaagtactcacactaggacatctgctgtgacaattccatgacagttagcacccaccgtggggccaggcgcatggtggtgttgagttcttggagggatttctctagggatcgagaagctcgcgaTGTGTTGGATGAAGAAGAGCCGGCGCAGGAGACGTAATCACCGATGGACAGTCAAAATAACATGTACATGATTTAAGTTTGAGAAAATAGGGTTTCGTGCGTGCTGCCACACACGACTCGAAAGGAAGATGGATTTTTTGGTGCGCCGTTGTTAAGTCATGCATTTTCAAGAACGATATGATTTTCCAATGCGGCTACAAATGTTGCAGACGTTTTCTCTGAGAGTCGCTGAAGTTGTTATCTCTTTTTTTTGAAGCTAAAACGCCAGTTGGCTCTTTATTCATTTGGCGCTAGCATGTCTGACTGTAAAGAATCAGCCAGCCACCCAGGGATTGTCTCATACATAATCTGAGAAGAAGAAAGATCTAAAGAATGTCTAGCTACCCGGTGAGCCACCGTATTACAACGCCGGTTGGCAAACCGTAGCTTAAATCCCTGGAAAAAAGTACTCAATACTTCAATCTCTTTCAAGAGATGATAACATGACGATTTCTGCGGTGACTCCCACAGCCGTATAATCTCCTGGCAATCTGTTTGGACTTCAACTCGATGTAGCCCCATATCACATGCCGTGGATAGCCCATCTCTGCATGCAAGGAGTTCAAGTGTCAATGGATCAATTATCCCCTCATACCTTGAGCCTCCCGCTCTAAGAAAGAAACCATGATGATCACGGGCAACAAAACCCGTTCCTCCTCGCACCCGTGACGAGTGTGTAGCTCCATCCGTATTGATCTTGACCCAATCCTCGTCTGGTGGCATCCACCGTGGGGGACAAACAGGCTGGTTCTTCACACTAACAGGGAACTCAAGCGCTCGCACTATCTCTTCTATGATGATCATCTATTGCGACGGCTGATACACTTGTTCACCATGTGTATATCTATTTCTTGAGTGCCACACCGCCCACATCACCGTAATCATAATAGCAGCATCCTCTTGCTTAAACAGTTCATGATCAATCAGATCCCTAGACCATGTCACCGGGTGTAGCCTTGGGATACGTATATCGAAGAATCGCTCCACCGCCTCCTAGAACCATACCGCATGGTCGCACTCCATCAGTGAATGAAACAAAGTTTCATTCTCATGTCCACACATGGGACAGTTCGGCGTCTGCTTGATATGGTGTCGTCGAAGCTCACCATAATTTGGTAGGAAACCTTTAAGCACTCGCCACCAGAAAACTCGAATCTTAGGAAGAACATTCAGCTTCCACAGTGCACGCCATACTCCTTCATCGCGAGAAGATGATCCTACCATTGCCGACAGCTGAAGCTTTGCTTGCATCGTTTGCCGGTAGGCTGACCGGACTGTGAAAATGCCCGACTTCTCCCAGGCCCATGCCCATATGTCTGTACCTCCTGCTCTCGGTCTAGGCATGGCCAAGATCGCATCTGCATCCGGGGGAAAAATAGACTTCGGATGTTATCTATGTCCCATTGGTTTGTCTTCGGATCAATCAAGTCAGCCACAAGCTGAATAGAATTCGGCTTGAGTGCACCCATTGGAGTCATGGACGTGGAGccctctatccaatggtcatgCCACACTACGGTTGTTGATCCATCTCCAACTCGTCGAATTAGTCCTTTCTTGAGCATCTCTCTCCCTACAATTATAGCCTTCCATGTTTTAGATGCACTTTTTGGACAACCCGCAGTTAGGAACCCCTCATTTGGGAAATATCTTCCCTTTAGAACTCGGGCACACAAGCTGTTTAGATTGTCAAGAATCCTCCATGCTTGCTTGGCCAGCATCGCATCATTGAAGGTTTCAAAATCCCGGAAACTGAGACCTCCTTTTGACTTTGCTACACACATCTTATCCCACGCCTGCCAGTGCATTCCCTTCTTATCAAGTGACCCACCCCACCAATATTTTGACATGTTCGTCGTCAGTTTCTTGCACAGACCTTTTGTGAGTTTGAAACAACTCATGGAGAAGGCCGGTAAGGCTTGAACCATTGATTTCAGGAGAACTTCTTTTGCAGCGCATGACATCTTCCTCTCACACCACCCTTGCACCTTCAACCTTGACCGCTCGTGATGTGTTCAAAGCTTTGTTCAGTAATCCTACCCGCGGCAGTTGGAAGGCCAAGGTATTTCTCGGACATTGCCTCCCTATGTATTTGAAGGGCGGCCTTGACACCCCTCTTCACGGACGCCCCACTATTTGGGCTAAAATAAACCGAGCTCTTCATTTTATTTGCACTTTGCCCCGAGCCCACACTGTATTGTTCCAAAATATCGCTTAACCTGGTAGCACTCCTCGAGTCAGCTTTCATGAAGATCAAACAATCATCTGCAAAGAGGAGATGCGAGATCCATGGTGCAGAAGCACTCACTCGGATGCCCCTATCTATCCAGCCACCATCGTAGTTTAGGAGCATAGAAGACAGACCCTCCCCACGTAGAAGAAATAGGTATGGCGATATCGGGTCTCCTTGACGAAAGCCTCTTGAAGGTAAAAAGGCTGGTAACAACTCACCGTTGACCTTCACTTGGAAGCTTACGGTGTTCACACATCTCATGGTAAGAGAAATCCATTGTTCATGAAAACCCAGTTGGTGCATTATCCCTTCCAGATACGACCATTCCACTCGGTCATACGCCTTAATCATATCAATCTTCACCGCACACCATCCTTGCTTCcccctcttccttttcattgaatgTATGCATTCATAAGCCACTAGGATGTTGTTGGTAATCAATCGTCCTGGAACGAAAGCACTTTGCTCCTCTGCAATAATCTCATCAAGGATCTCTTTCAGATGGTTACCAAGCACCTTCGAACATATTTTATAGAGAACATTACACAAAGATATTGGTCTATACTGAGTGATATTTTGCGGATTTCTCACCTTTGGTATAAGAACAATAATCGTGATGTTCACTGTTTCCGGCATTTGTCCTCCGCTCAAGAAACCTAGGACAGCCATAGTAACATCAGGCCCTATCAGCTCCCAATGTTTCTGGTAGAAGGCAGCGTGAAAGTCGTCCCTCCCGGGCGCCTTTGAAGGCCCCATAGCAAAAACTGCAACCTTCACTTCTTCCTCTTTGAACAGCCGTAATAGTCGTTCATTCATGGGTTCTGTGATTTTATGTGGCACGTGGTGAAGAACTGCTTGGACATCCGTATGTTCTTGCACCGTGTACAAGCTAGTATAAAACTGTTGTACCTCTGCATATATATCCTCCTTGGTCTCGCATACTGAACCATCCGCAGCTTACAGGCTTCGTATATGATTCCTACTCTTGCGGGCAGCAACACGAgcttggaaaaaactcgtgttacgGTCACCCGCTTTAAGCCAGTCCGGTCTCGATCTTTGACGGGCCATGATTTCTTCCTTGTGCGGGAGATCAGAGAGCTGGCGGCATAGATCCTTTTCCTTCTTGGTCGGTCCCCTAAACAGTGAGTTCGACTTTTCCGTTTCATACTCCTTACGTACTTTCTTTATCTTCCTTCTAATGTCCCCAAACTTCTTCATCTTCCAGCTTGTAAGCTGGGTTTGCATGGTAGAAAGGGCCTCCTCTATGCTGTGTAAGCCGTGCAGACCCGCACCTTGGCGCCAGCCTTGTAGAACGGCGGTATCATATGTGTCATCCTTCTGCCAAGCTTCCTCATACATGAAACTGCGTTTATGCCCTTCCGTCGCCTCTGCCACCCTCTTTAAGTTTATAGATAGCAAACAACAATCAGATTTTGGGGTAAGCACATGCTTGACAACCGATGCCGATTTCCACGACATCATTGCTGGGTTCATTAGAAACCTGTCGAGTCTTACTTTCACATTTGAATCGCCATGCTGCATGTTATCCCAGGTGAAAGGGACTCCTTGGTACCCCAGGTCTTGTAGCTCACAATCATCAAGACATTGACGGAAACCATCCATTTGCCATTCCGGCCGATCATGGGCTCCAAAGTACTCAGAATTATGTGTGACTTCATTGAAGTCGCCCCCACACAACCAAGGTGCATCGCTTTGAGCCTTGAGCCAACGCAACAAATTCCAACTTTCTGCGTGTTCACTTCTTCTTGCTTTCGCGTAGAAGCCTGTAAACCGCCACACTTTATTGTCTCCACCTATGTTTTTCACCattacatcaatatgttgatctgaGAAATGATTCAAAGTGACATCTACATCTTTTGACCAGAACAAAGCCAAGCCGCCGCTCAGACCGGCACTATTAACTGGGTAACAACCCTCGAAACCAAGCCTATTGGTAAGCTCACTAACTCTTCTCCCCTCTATCTTTGTCTCACACAGAAAGACCAGGGCGGGACCTTCCATCTTCACTAGATCGTGAAGCTCTCGAACTGTCTGCGGGTTCCCAAGCCCGCGATAGTTCCATGATAAGCAATTCATTGCGAACCGCGGGGCTGCTGCACAGCCTCCGCGATAGCATTTGCAGCCCCTTCAACTGCTTTTTTCTTATTGGAGTCGCGGCTGTCATCTCTTGAGCCCGACGACTCGCTCTCCTCGTTCTGTCTCTTCTTGAGCATTGTCTCACTATCCTGCAGCAGTAGACCGTTGTTACCCCACCCATGCACATTCGTGTTATCCATATCAACTCGTCGATAAATCATGTTTGGGCCTCGCCCTCCCCGGTTGCCTCGACCATTCGTCCCCCTGCCTCGAGCATTGAATTGATAGACAGTCTGCTTCACCCTGCCCTCGGTTTGTTTTTGAGGTGAATTGACTTCCACCCTCGGTTCCACCTCCTCCTCTGCAGCGTCTGATTCTTTCTGTCTCCCACCATTACCGGTGCCCTCTTGCTTGTAGGATGGAGCTCCACCCCAACCCCTGCTCTTACTCAGAGAGTGCCTCAAAGCCTCGCGGTATGGTGGTCGCCCATATTCGTCCCTCCCCGCAGGTGTAGGACACATTAGCTCTGCATGTCCCAGCAGCCCACAAGAGAAGCAGAAATAGGGCAAATTTTTGTATTGGATGTAAAAAAACTCTGTTTCCTTCGTCTTTGCTTTCTCCAGTTGCACCCAACGCATCAAAGGTTCATCCACACGGATCCATGCTCTGAATCTCAAGCAGTCACCAAAAGCAAACCCTTTGTCATCCGCATCAAGGGTTATGACTTCTCCAACCATAGCTGCTAtgtgcttcggccatggtggacatAACAAGTTGAACGGAAGGTTGATCACCCGCACCCATATCTTAATCTTTTCAAACTTGAGCTCCGAGGGACGCGATCTGATGTTAAACCTTTCCAAAACCACACAATGCTTTCCCACCATCCATGGACCCTCATCGAAGATCCGACCGCAGTCACGCTTGTTCATGAAACTTGCCACAAAGACGTTCTCGCCCGACGGCCTGAAATTCAGTCCCCTTGGATTACCCCACGCTGGGTGTAGAGCATCTCCAATGGTATTCACATGAAGTACTTTCCTGTGCAACACTTTCCCGATCAAAGCATGGAGCTCATCCTCCctctgatcttcctcatcatcaacgACCAGTTTTGCCTTCTCCTTCTCTGTCAGATCTAGCCTATCCATCATCTCCTCCACTGACGCTGACTCCTTCGTCTTCCCTCTTGTTCCTCCCGTGGCGCTCGACTCCGCCATTTGTGCTTCGCCCCTGCCCCGAACCCCTTCTCCCGCGGCGCCGCCAAGGGTGGGTAGGGATGCAAAGATCCCCCCTTAATCACCCCGAGCAAGCAAGCTACAAGGATTAGGGATCGCGGACGGCCGG is drawn from Triticum dicoccoides isolate Atlit2015 ecotype Zavitan chromosome 6B, WEW_v2.0, whole genome shotgun sequence and contains these coding sequences:
- the LOC119323062 gene encoding vesicle-associated protein 2-1-like; its protein translation is MVGGALISVYPDDLTFLFELDKPCYCNLKVVNNSEHHVAFKVKTTSPRKYFVRPNASVVQPWDSCTITITLQSQKEYPPDMQSKDKFLIQSTRVAASTDMDEIPPDTFNKEADKVIEEMKLKVVYTLPSGSSDDSGVTSSANRSFKQGGDDLSMLKNASIEEIQTIQRLKDERDNNLQQNQQMQRELDMLRRRRSRKGDAGFSLTFAAFAGIIGLLVGLLMSLIFSSPPATA
- the LOC119323063 gene encoding 50S ribosomal protein L19, chloroplastic-like — protein: MAAAATAAAATGTLLPHALLNHRSPPPPQLLALSSSFRRLSLSTSHRRNTHLVAHADAGAAEPEPATEPAPEGEPVAASADSEEGEAEGAVALAEEEEEPAPRPKPIKFGEIIGILNKQFIEEAEKVKVLPDLKPGDIIELRMQRPNKRRLSLFKGIIIAKHKSGVHTTIRVRRIIAGVGVEITFPIYSPRIKEIKVIRHKKVRRAKLYYLKYKLPRFSTFK